Sequence from the Corallococcus sp. EGB genome:
GTGACGGTGCTCGCGGGGCTGCACCGCGTGCTGGCGGCGGTGCACTCGGCGGGCGTGGTGGTGGGGGACTTCAACGACCTGAACGTGCTGACGGTGGGCACGGACGCGTACTTCATCGACGCGGACAGCTTCCAGTTCGGCGCCTTCCTGTGTCCGGTGTTCACGGAGAAGTTCCTCGACCCGCTGCGGGTGGACGCGGGCGCGCAATCGCTGACGCCCGCGCGGCCGGCGACGGTGGAGAGTGATTGGTATGCCTTCGCCGTCACCGTGATGCAGTCGCTGCTGTGCGTGGGGCCGCAGGGGGGCATCCACAAGCCGAAGGCGCAGGCGGCCCGGCTGAACGCGTTGGGGCGGCTGCTCCAGCGCGTCAGCGTGTTCCATCCGGACGTGCAGTACCCCAAGCCCGCGCTGCCGCGCGACACGCTGCCGGACGCGGTGCTGCACCTGTTCCATCAGGTGTTCGTGGAGGACCGGCGCGATGCCTTCCCGCTGCCGCTCCTGGAGGGGCTGCGCTTCACGGTGTGCGCGTCGTGCGGCCTGGAGCATGCGCGGGCCGCGTGTCCCACGTGCCAGCCGCACGCGACGGTGGCGGCCACGCCGGTGTCGGCGGTGCGCGGGCAGGTGACGGCGAAGCGGACGTTCACGACCCGCGGTGTGCTGCTGCACGCGAGCGCGGAGGACGGGGCGGTGCGCTTCGTCTACCACGCGGATGGCGCGTACCGGCGCGAGGACGGCCGCACGGTGATGCGCGGCGACCTGGACCCGTCGCTGCGCTGGGAGGCGCAGGGGGACGTGACGCTGCTGGGGCAGCGGGGGCGCGTGGCGGTGTTCATGCCGGGCCGGGGGCCGGAGTACCTGGGCGTGGAGGTCTGTGACCAGCGGCCGGTGTTCGCGGCCAATGCCAGACACCGGTTCTGGGCGGCGGGCGGCGGGCTGTGGCGGGACGGAGCGCTCGGCGCCGAGCGGTGGGGCGACGTGCTGCAGGGACAGACGCGGCTGTTCGTGGGCCCCCGGTTCGGCCTGGGGTTCCACCGCGCGGCGGGGCTGCGGGGGGCCTTCCTGTTCAACGTGGAGCGCAAGGGGCTGCGGGACGGGCTCTCGCTGCCGTGGCCTTCGGGGCAGCTGCTGGACGCGGAGGCGGTGTTCGACGGGGACACCGTGTGGTTGCTGCTCGCGGAGGAGGCCGGTGGACGCACGGTGCATCACGCGGTGCTGCTGGGGCCGGATGGGGTGGTGCGCGCGAGCGCCCGGGCCGACGCGGGGGACGGTTCGTGGCTGGGGACGCTGCGCGGGAAGTGCGCCGTGGGGGGCGCGCTCTTCTGCGCCACGGACGCGGGACTCGTGCGCGTGGAGCGCCGGCAGGGGCGCCTGGAGTCGGTGCGCGAGTTCCCGGACACGGAGCCGTTCGTGGACGCGGGCCGCGGGCTGCTGCTGTCGCGCGAGGGATTGACGGTGGTGGGGCCTCAGGACCTCACCGTGTTGCGCATGAGCTGAAACACAGACAGGGGGCTGGACATGACGAAGACGAGTGCGAAGGAACTGCCGCTGCCCGGGTTCTACAACTCCAACCACGCGGCGGAGTACGGCTACGGCCCGAACGCCGGGAAGCTCCAGCGTGAGGCCGGGGCGTGGAAGGCGGCGCAGGGCGTGACGGCGGCGGCCACGGACCGCTTCAACCTGCACCTGCTGCTCATCGACGTGCAGAAGGACTTCTGCTTCCCGGACGGCTCGCTGTACGTGGCGGGGCGCAGCGGGCGGGGCGCCATCGACGACAACCGCCGCATCGCGGAGTTCATCTACCGGAACCTGGGGACGCTGACGAACGTCACCGCGACGTTGGACACGCACTTCGCCTATCAAATCTTCTTCCCGTCGTTCTGGGTGGACCAGGACGACCAGCCGCTCCAGCCGTACCGCGAGGTGACCCGCGAGCAGATCGAGCGCGGCCAGGCGAAGCCGAACCCCGCGGTGGCCAAGTGGCTGTGCGGCGGCAACTACCCGTGGCTGCTCAAGCAGGTGAAGTTCTACTGCGAGGAGCTGGAGCGCGCGGGGAAGTACACGCTCTACCTGTGGCCGCCGCACTGCCTGCTGGGCAGCGACGGGCACGCGCTGTCGGGCGTGGTGCAGGAGGCGCGGCTGTTCCACTCGTACGCGCGCGGCGTGCAGTCGTGGGCGGAGGTGAAGGGCGGCAACCCGCTGACGGAGAACTACTCGGTGCTGCGGCCGGAGGTGCTGATGCGGCATGACGGCCAGCCGCTCGCGCAGCGCAACACGCAGTTCCTGAAGACGCTGCTCACGTCGGACGCGGTGGTGATTGGCGGGCAGGCCGCCAGCCACTGCGTGAAGAGCAGCATCGACGACCTCTTGGGGGAGATCGTCGCGCAGGACGCGGCGCTGGCCCGCAAGGTGTACCTGCTGACGGACTGCATGTCGTCGGTGACGGTGCCGGACGGCAAGGGCGGCTTCGCGGCGGACTTCACGCCGCAGGCGGACGCGGCGCTCAAGCGCTTCGCGGACGCGGGCATGCACCTGGTGAAGGCCACGGAGCCGCTCGCGAGCTGGCCGGACCTGCGCCTGGCGTGACGTCTGGCATGGGCACTCACACGACGGGAGGCACGGACATGAGCAAGGCGAACGGGACGGGTGTCACGAAGCTCTTCGAGGACGCGCACGCGGAGGGCATCCTGAGCCCCGCGGGGTTGCAGACGCTCACGGTGGTGGACCTGGGGGCGCAGATCCAAGCAGGCCTGGGCATCCACGTGGACGACGTGCAGGCGAGCGAGGTGGTGCTGGTGACGGTGATGCCGGATGACTCCGGGAGCATCGCGCACTCGGGGCACGAGAAGACGGTATGTGACGGGCACAACCTGGTGCTGGACGCGCTCCTGGCGAGCCAGCAGAAGGACGGCGTGCTGTTCCACACGCGCTACCTGAATGGCCACGTGCTCAATCCCTTCCGGCCGTTGGAGGACGTGGTGCGGATGCACTCCAAGAACTACTCGGCGGACAACGGGACGCCGCTGTACGACCAGGCGGTGGTGCTGCTGGGCACGGTGCTGGCGAAGGCGCAGGAGTTCAGCGGCAACGGGGTGCCGGTGCGCACGGTGACGCTGCTGATCACCGACGGCGCGGACCAGGGCTCGCAGAAGGCGCGGGCGAAGGACGTGGCGGCGCTGGTGAAGGACCTGCACCGGGTGGAGAACCACATCGTCGCGGCGATGGGCATCGACGATGGGGTGACGGACTTCCGGCGCGTGTTCCAGGAGATGGGCATCGCGGACCGGTGGATCCTGACGCCGGGCCAGAGCGCCCAGGAGATCCGCGCCGCGTTCCAGGTGTTCAGCCAGTCCGCCGTGCGCGTCAGCCAGGGCGCGGCCAGCTTCAGCCGCGCGGCGCTGGGGGGCTTCGGGGCCTGACGGGCGTCACGCCCGGAGGAAGCCTCCGAGCAGCTTGCGGACCTCCTCGGGGCGTTCCTCGGCCACCCAGTGGCCGGTGTCCGGGAGGATGTGGGGTTCGACCTGGGTGGCCACCGCACGCGCCTGTGCGGCGAGCGGTCCGCCCAGGGACTTGTCACCCCCAATGACCATCACGGGCATGGGGAGTTTGTTCCGGGCCAGCTCCCGGAAGGCCTTCTTGTCCTGGTCGAACGCCTGGAAGTAGCTCCACGTCGAGTGGAGCCGGCCCGGGGCCGCGTAGGCCTCCGTGTAGGCCTGCCGCTCCGCTTCGTCGACCGCGTGGGGATTGGCGGCGAAGTCGGTCCAGAAATGGTCGAAGTAGACGCGCTCGCGTCCCCGCACCAGCTTCTCCGCGGTGGGGCCGTTGAAGGTGAAGTGCCACACGTCCCGGCTGCGCATGACCTGGTCGGACCAGGGCTCGATGCCCGGCAGGAACGCGTCCAGCAGGGCCAGTCGCTCGACCTCGTTGGGGAACAGGGCGGCGTAGGCGTAGGCGACCATCAGGCCGATGTCGTGGCCCACGACGGAGACCTTGTCGAAGCCGAGCTTCTTCACCAGCGCGCGCATGTCCCGGGCCAGGGTCTCCTTGTCGTAGCCCTGCTCTGGCGCGGCCGAGGCGCCCGCGCCGCGCAGGTCCGGGAGGATCACGGTGTGCTGCTTCGCGAGCCCCGGCGCCAGGCGCCACCACATGAGGTGCGTCTGCGTGTAGCCGTGCAGCAGCAGGACGGGGCGTCCCTCGCCGCCGATGACGAAGTGGATCCGCGTGCCGTTGACGTCCTCGTCGCCTTCGCGGAAGCCCTGAGGGAAGAAGGGCCGGACGGCGCTCGGAGCCTTGGCTGGAGTCGTCGTGGGGTTCGGCTGCTGGCGTGTCATCGGCGCCTCCGCGCGAGAGCGGGTTCACGCCTCAGGGTGTGCACGCCTCGCGTCCGGGAGGTGCCGGGCCGAGCGGGGAGTCCGGCGCTCGGGCTCCTGGGTCCCTCATGCGTCGTGGGGCGGCTTCAGGCGGGACTGGATGAACTCCAGGTACTTCGCGTCGTCGCCGTCGAAGAGCTCCTCGCCGCCACCCATGTAGGCGCGTGCCAGCTCGTCGGCCGCGCGGGCTTCGTCACCCAGTTCGAGGGCGCACTGGCCGAGCCGCAGGTGGATGAAGGGATTGCCGAGCCCTCCCGGTGAGCGGACGGCTTCGCGGAAGTGCTCGCGGCAGTCCTCGAAGCGCTCGAGCTGGAAGTACATGTCGCCGATGGCGGCGCGCACCCAGGTGTTCTGCTGGTGGGCGTGGGTGGGGGCGGGAATCAAGGCGAGGGCGGCCTTGAAGTGTTTCAGGGCCTGCTCGAAGTCGTCCTCGCCCGCGGCGGCGTCTCCCTGGGCGCAGAGGTCGGTGATGCGTTCGTGGGTTTCATCCGAGATTGACGACATCGTTGCTCCGGGGACCGGGGAGACATTCGCGGTCCTCGGAGCACTCTACCGAGTCGCAGGCGGGGACGTCTTCGTCACGGGAGGAGGGGGCGCCCCTTGTGAGGGCTCCGCCAGGAACACCTCCGCCGCTCCGGGTTGCCCGCGTGCCTGCGCTTCCATCCGGTGGAACGCCGTGAGCGTCCGCGCCAGGCCCTCCACGCCTCCGAACTGGAAGCCCAGCTGCGTGCCGTAACGGATGCAGCCCTCCACCTTCTTCGGCAGGTATTCCGTGATGTCCACCGTCAAGGGACGCAGGCCCTGGGGCACGGCGGCGTCCGGATGCGCCCTCGGCTGCCTTACGGCGTAGGGCGTGTCCCGGTAATAGAGGATCCGGTTCGAGGGGATGCCCAGCCCCTTCACCGCCCGCACCACCTGCACGTGGTCCACGTGATGCCCCAGCGCCTGGGGCACGAAGACCCGGTCCGGCTTCAGGTCCCACAGCACCGGCTTCAGACACGCCGCCACCCTGGCCTCGATGGTGTCGTCCGCTCTCGGCGGCTGGAACAGGGCCTCCGGGCTCGCGTAGCCCCGGTGCGGCGCTTCCTCCAGGTCTCCCCACCTCACGTGGTCCACGCCCATGCAGGCCGCGAAGGCGCGGTCCTCGTCCCGTCGCAGGGCCATGTAGTCCACCTCCGGTCCCAAGCCCTTCGACGTCTGGCATTGCAGCGCGAAGCCCTTCGGCTCCGGCACGGAGCGCGTGAAGACGGTGACGAGCGCCACCGTCCACCGCTTCGCCTTCAGCGCCGCCAACGTGCCGCCACAGGAGAAGGCCACGTCGTCCAGGTGCGGTGACACGAACAGGGCCGTGCTCATAACAGGTGCGGCGCGGCCCGGAACCGGCACGTGTGGTCCGCGCGCTCCTCCGTCATCGCCGGGTCGTACAGGTGCGTCCATCCCGTGTCCGGCCGCGTGCCCGTCAGCTCCGCGTACACGCCCTGGATCCTCCGCCCCACCGACTGCCACGAGTACAGCTCCCGCACCTCGCGCAGCGCCGTGGCCGCCAGGCGCTGGCGCAGCGGCGCGTCGTCCATCAGGCGGCCCATCGCCTCCGCCAGCGCGACGCTGTCCTTCGGCGGCACCAGCAGCGCGTCCCTCCCGTCCTCCAGGCAGTCCACCACTCCCACCGCCCGCGTCGACACGATGGGCAGCCCGGACGCCATCGCCTCCAGCAGCGTGTTGGAGAACCCTTCGGAGTACGTGGGTGACACGAACAGGTCCCCGCTCCGGTACAGGTCCGGCGCCTCCGCGTAGGAGGACACGCCCGTCAGCTCCACCACGTCCTGGAGCCCGCCCTCTTCCACCCGCGCGCGCACGGCGGCCACGTCCGGCCCAATCCCAGACACCCGCAGCTTGAACCTCCGCCCGTCCGCCACCAGTCGCCGGGCCGCGTCCAGCAGCTCCATCACGCCTTTCCGCGCGTCCACCCGGCCGTGGTACAGCCACACCGGCGGGTCCCGCGGCTGCCCCAGCGCCGACTCATTCCGGGGATGGAAGCGCTGCGTGTCCGTGGCGCCGGGGACGATGGTGAACCGCTCCAGCGGCGTCCCGTGGTGCCCGCGCACCTCCTCGGCGAAGGACCTGCTCCCAATCAGCAGCGCCCCCGCGTGGCCCAGCACCGCGAGCATCGCCTGCTTGTGCGTCCCGCAGCACGTGCCCACCCAGTGCCCGTCCCCTCCCTGGATGGAGACGACGTTGGGCAACCCCAGGCGCCGGGCCGCCTCCAGCGCCGCCAGGCCGCAGGGGTAGCCATACTGCGCATGGATGAGGTCGAACGGCCGGCGCCGGTGCTCGCGGACCACCGTGTCCACCATCACCTCCAGGTCCTGCTCGAAGCTCGCGGGCTGGCCCTGGTTGATGCGCTGCTCTCCGAGCGACTCGCAGCCCAGCACCTGCGCGCCCGGAATCCCCGGCGGCGGTCCGCCCCCGTACACCGCCATGCCCGCGGGGTCGTTGCGGTACTGGCTCACCATCGTCACGTCATGTCCGCTGGCCACCAGCTCCCGCACCAGGTTCAGCGCATAGACGCTCATCCCCGAGATGGCCGGGAAGAAGCGCCGGGAGATGAAGCAGATCCGCAGCCGGTTCACGCTGTTCATGCCGCCACCTCCGCGCCCGTCGGCAGGCGCGCCCTCAGCCACTCCAGCGCCTGGGGCACCATGTCGTGCGCCCGGTGCGCGTCCCGGGACAGCTCCACGCACACCAGCCGCCCATAGCCCGCGCGCGTCAGCTCGCGCAGGACCGACGGCACGTCCACGTCCCCTTCGCCAAACGGCAGGTGCTCATGCACGCCGCGCTTCATGTCCTCCAGCGCCACCGTGCCCAGCACCGGCGCGAACTCGCGCACCGCCTCCGCGGGCGTCCGCTCCTGCGTCACCAGCAGGTGTCCCACGTCCAATGCCAGACGCACTCCGGGCACCCGCGCGTGCAGTCGCCGCCAGCCGTCCACCGTCTCCACCAGCATCCCCGGCTCGGGCTCCACCGCCAGCACCACGCCGCGCGCCGCCGCGTACTCCGCCAGCCGCGCCACCCCTTCCTCGAGCCACGGCCACGCGAGCGCCTCCGTCACGCCCGGAAGGGGCACGCCCGCCCAGAAGGACACCGCCTCTCCCCGGCACGTCCCGCACACGTCCACCGCGCGCTTCAGGAACTCCAGCCGTCGCGCACGTCCTTCCGCGTCCGGCGTGATGAGCGTGGGCTCGTGCTTCCGGCGTGGATCCAGCAGGAAGCGCGCCCCCGTCTCCACCACCAGCCCCAGGCCCAGCCGCTCCAGCCGCGTGGCCAGCTGCTCCGTGCGCTGCCCGAAGTCCGGAGCGAACGGGTCGAAGTGATGGTGGTCCAGCGTCAGGGCCACTCCGTCATAGCCGCTGTCCGCGATGAGGCTCAGCGCGTCCTCGAAGCGGTGATGGGACACGCCGTTGGTGTTGTAGGCGAAGCGCAGGGCCATGACTCATTGCCCCCCGAAGCGGCGGCTCGAGAGCACCGCCGGCACCGCGTGCCGGTCCGGCTCCCGGTAGAGCGCGTACAGCCGCCCCACGCGCGCCTCCGCCAGCCGCACGTTGAACCAGGCCGGACCGCCCAGCCGCAGCTCGGCCTCCGGCGTCAGCCGCACCGGCTCGGCTCCCGGCGGCGGCGCTCCCAGGCCCACCAGCGGATCCCTCCGCTCCAGCAGCCGCGCCACGTTGCGCTCGCCCACGCGGTTGTACGTCATCGTCTCCACCTCCAGGCCCGGCACCAGCGCCTTCACCACGTGCACCTGCCGCCCCGGCGGCGACAGGTCCGCGACCAGGATGTCGAGGCCCGACGCGTGCAGCTGCCGCACCACGTGGTCGCACCGCAGGGACGGGTCCTCCAGCGCGGGCGCGCGAGGGAGGTCCTCGAAGCGCACCTTCTGGCGGACCATCAGCGTGCACGCGGTCAGCTCGCTCAGCTCGGGGGCCGACAGCCGCGCCCACTCCACCATCGCGTTCAGCGCGCGCGGCTCCTCGGCCTCCAGGTCCACCATGGGCACGAAGCGGTCCATGTATTCCTGGGGCGCGACGCGGGCCACCTCGCTGAGCGGTCCGTGCATGAACGCCTTGCGCGCGCGCGAGCAGGCGTACTCCAGCAGCGCCTTGCGCAGCGCCCGGTCGCGGTCCGGGTCGGCCGCCTCGCCGCAGGCCGTCACCATCAGCGGCTGGTTCCCCACGGACACGTCCCGGCCCACGACGTACAGGTTCACCAGGCCGAAGTCCGTGCAGGCCAGCTTCGCCATCACCTCCACGCCCGCGCGCCGGTAGCGCTCCAGCAGCTCGCGCACGTCCGGCGGCAGGTCCGCGCCCTCCAGGTCCAGCGCCACGCCCTGGTCCATGGCGCGGTACACCAGCCCGTTGCCGTCGCGCTGGAGGAGCTCCAGCAGGCCGTGCGCCAGCGCCTGGGGCCGTGTCAGCCCCGCGCCCTGGCCGTTGGTGATGGGCGTGATGAGCGGAGCGCGCCCCTGCAACTGCCCGGGATGGATGGCGACGTACTCCTCCGGCACCAGCACCCGCTCGCCCGTGGACAGCCGCTGCATCTCCACCCAGATGAGCGGCATTTCCGGCTGATACGGACTGCCCGCGGGCAGCCCCAGCGTGAGCGGATCCGCCACCGCCGTGGGGCCTCGCGCGCGCACCAGCGCCGCGTAGCTCCCGTGCACGCGGGGCATGCGCCGCATGGCGAGCTCGCTGAAGGTCTCCTCCACCAGCTCGCCCAGCGCGCCCACCTGCGCCTCCTCCTCCGTGCGGCCATAGCCGTTGCCGTGCAGCACCGCGCCCGCGTCGTTCCCCAGGCGAAGGCTGGCGGAGGCCACCGGAATCCCCAGCCGGTCGATGGGGTCGATGCGGAACAGCTGAAGGGCGCCGGTGGACATGGCGCGGTGATAGGCATCGAGGGCTCGGGCAACGCTCATGACAGCTCCTCCAGGGGAAGGGGACGGGTGTGCGGCATGCCCGCGAGCAGCCGGTCGAACAGCGCCAGCGCGTGCTCGCGGGTGACGCCGCGCGCGAACTCGAACGGGGTGAAGACGTTCTCGAACGGGAGCGCTTCGAGCACCGCGCGGTAGCGGCGCAGCTCGCCGTGGCTCAGCGGAATCGCGTAGTGGAAGCCCTTGTGGCACGACAGCGCCGTGGGCCTGCCTCGCGCGTCCAGGTCCACCTTCAGCGCGTCTCCGCAGAACAGCGAGCGGGTCCGCGCGTCGTACAGCACCATGTGGCCCTCGTAGTGGCCCCCCACGCAGTGCAGCGTCAGGTCCGGCGCCAGTGCATGTTCGTCATCCACCGGCCAGCGCACCTGGAAGGCCTTGCTGTAGGGCACCGCCTCCCGGTGCAGCACGAGCAGCGGGTCGAAGTGCTCCTGCAACTGCCACAGCGCCCCGAAGCCGTGCGGGTGCGACGCCGACAGCACGTGGAGGCCGCCCATCACCTCGATGAACTCCAGCGCGGGCCGCGAGTACCAGGGCGCGCCCTCGAAGCCCACGTTGCCTTCGGGCCTGCGCAGCAGCCACCCCGTGGAGCCCAGGCCGAAGGGCGGCGTGCAGGTGAAGCCCCAGATGCCGGGCAGCGCCTCATGCCAGCGCGTCCCGAGCCGCTCCGACACCTGGCCCGCGGACTGGAACTCCCAGCCCTCGCGCGGCAGCGCGTTGCGCACGTCCAGGCAGGTGGGGCACCCCATGGGCTTCTCCCGGGGGAAGCCCGGCTGCCACGTGCCGCAGTGGGTGCAGGCGTAGCGGGTCAGTGGCATGGCGGAAACGCCCTTCCGTCCCGCGTCGCCTGCGACAGCAGCCCCACGAGCCGCACGTCACGCTCGGGCGCGTAGGGCTGCGGACGGCCCTCCAGCACGCACGCGGAGAAGGACTCCACCTGATGGAGGAAGGGGCTCGGGTCCTCCTCCGGCGGGAGGATGATCCGCGTCTCCCCGCCCGTCTTCGCGTCGGTGAGGGTCAGGGTGCCGCCGGGCGTCTGCCCCATTGTCTTGTACGCCAGCGCGCGCGCCTTCGTGCCGATGAGCTCCAGCGTGCGCCGGGGGTACGTGTCCGGGCAGTTGTAGGCCACCTGCAACAGGCCCAGCGTGCCGCTCTTGAACTGGCCCATCAGCACCGCGCCGTCATCCACGGCGTAGGTGTGCACGCGCCGCTGCGTCAGGGCGCTGAGTGACGCCCACTCGTCGCCCAGCACCACCTCCAGCAGGTCCAGGCCGTGCGGCGCCAGGTCGATCATCGCGCCACCGCCGGCCTGCTCCGGGTCGATGCGCCAGTTGTCCGGCGCCCAGTCCTCGGGCAGCCAGCAGGCGTAGTGGATGCGCGCCTGGGTGATGGTGCCCAGCGCGCCCTCCTTCACCAGCGTGCGCAGCCGCCGGTGCGCCGCGTGGTGGCGCTGGTCGAACGCGGTGGCGTAGTGCACGCCCGCGCGCTGGCACGCGGACACCATGCGCAGGCCGTCGCGCGCCGTGATGGCCATGGGCTTCTCACACAGCACGTGCTTGCCCGCCGCCGCGCAGGCCTCGGTCATCGCCACGTGCAGGTGATTGGGCGTGGCGATGTAGACGGCCTGCACGTCCTTGTCCGCCAGCACCGACCCCAGCGCGGTGTAGCGATTCACGCCGTCCGCGCGGATGCGCATCAACGCCTCGGCGCTCACGTCGCACAGCGCCACCAGCCGCGCGTTGCTCGCGCCCTGGAGCGCGGGGATGACGTAGTCCCGCGCCACCCAGCCACAGCCCACCACCGCCCAGCCCAGGCTTCGGGTCCCCGGCTTCGCCTCGAACATGATCACCGCCTCCGCAAAGAAGGTTCAGGAACCGCCGCCCGCTCAGGGCCACACCGCCGCTTCGCGCAGGACGTCGTTGCCGAAGGTCTGGAGCGGCCCGGGGTGGATGAGCTCCAGGTCCTCCATGGCCTGGCGCAGGGTGAAGCCCGCCGCGCGGGCGTGCGCCTCCAGCTCCAGCACCCGGTCCAGCGCGTCCGCGGCGTTGAAGGCGCGCGCCTCCGCCGAGTCCACGTTGCCGGTGAGCGTCAGCGCCTGCCGCACGACGCCCGCCAGCCGCTCCGGCAGCGCGGCCAGGGCCTCCTCCGTGAGGCGCTTCATGGCGGGCTCCAGCAGGTCGCCCAGCAGCGCCTCTCCGCCGTAGCCCGCGTCCGGCAGCGCCGCGTTGAAGAGGTGATGCGAGAGCCCCGCCACGAAGGGCAGGGCCGCAGACGCGCCGAAGCGCGGCGCGACGAGCACCGCGCCCACCGCCACCGCGTAGCAGTGGTCCGCGTGGCCCTCCTGCGGCGAGACGAGGATGCGCGGCCGGCCGGGGAACGTGGCCCCGGCGCGGGGCTGGCGCACCAGCCGCTCCACGAACCACGGCGGTGGCGCGTGACATGCCTCCTCCGGCGTCTGGGCGAGCGCCACGGACAGCCGCTCCTTCAGGCGGGCATCCAGCGGCGCGGCCACCGCCTCCAGGCCCCGGTGCAGCACCCGCGCCGCGTCCAGCGGGGACAGCCCCGCCCGCTGGAGGACGTCCATGTCCAGGCCGCCCAGCCGCACCGCCGCCACCGCGCGCGCCGTCTCCTGTAGCGCCACGGTGCGCGGAGCCATGCCGGAGGCCAGCGAGGCCCACGCGCGGCGGAAGCCGTGCGCCGCCAGGCCGTCCGGGTGGTCCGGGGTGCGGATGCGCTTGAGGTCCATCAGCTCCGACAGGAGCGGACGGAGCTCCGCCAGACGGCCGGCGGCCGCCGTGTCATGCGCGGGTGCGTTCATGGCGCTCAGCCCCTGATGCGTTCCGGGAGGCGCTCCACCTGCTGCGCGCGGCCCCTGGAGAGCCACGCCATCAGGCGGCGCTGCTGCTCGGGCATGGCGTGCTCCACGGGCTGGCCGTCCTGCGACATGGGGGCCTTGAAGAAGCCGCCCAGCGCGTCGATGACGCCGCACTCTCCCCGGCGCTTCGCCAGGTCCAGCGTGCGCGCGAGCTCCACGACGAGCGGCGCGGCGAGGATGGAGTCCTTGCAGAGGAAGTTGAGCTTCAGCTGCATGGGCTGCCCGAGGAAGCCCGTCACGTCGATGTTGTCCCAGGCCTCCTTGTTGTCCCCGCGCGGGCGGTAGTACTGGATGGAGACGACGTGGTCCTGGACCTTGTAGCCGAGGATGCTGTCCAGGGCGGCGCCCTTGGTGTCGAGCTTGTTCTGCCGCGACGCCGGGTCGTTGAGGGCCTCCCCGTCGCGGTTGCCCAGGATGTTGGTGGAGTACCAGCCGTCCACGTGCAGCGCGCGGTCGCGCAGCGCGGGCGCGAGCACCGTCTTGAGCAGCGTCTGCCCCGTCTTGCCGTCCTTGCCGGCGACGGGCGCGCCGGTGCGCTTCGCGAGCATGAGCAACGCGGGCACGTCCGCGGCGACGCTGGGCGTGAAGTTGGCGAACGGGATGCCGTCCCCGATGGCCGCGTACGCATAGAGCATCGCGGGGCCGATGTCCGGGTGGTTCGCGTCCAGGGCCTTCTCGAAGGACTCCGGCGTGGCGAACTCCGGGCGGGTGAGGTCCACGGCCTTCTCCGTGGAGGCCAGGTTCACCACCACCACGCGGTCCAGCTGCTCGGCCTGCTTGAAGCGGGTGAGGTCCTCGCGGATGGCGCGCACCTGTTCGCGCAGCGTGTTCGCGTTCTTCGTCGCGGTGCCGACGACGTTCTTGCAGAACCTCGCGTTGGAGGCCGCGGGCCACGGCCGCATGCGGCCCAGCGTGGGCGCCACCGCCTCCAGCTGCGCCTCCGTCAGCACCGCGTGGTTGCGCGCCGCGCGCGCCAGGTCATCCTCGAAGAGGTCCCAGCCGCCGAACGTCAGCGCGCCGTACTCCACCAGCCCCATGCCCTTCGCGTCGGCCAGGGGCAGGCCGCGCGTGTCCACCCGTCCCCGCCGCAAGAGCTCCATGCCCGCGACCGCCGTGGTCGCCACCGCGCCGCCCAAGCCCACCACCGCCACGCCCAGCCGCTCATCGCCCGCCATGTGTGAAGCCCCTCCCCAACCGTTGTGCCCCGTGCCCTCGCGGCGACACTCCGGTGGCTCCCCGAGGCGACAGGAGCCCCGGGGCTTGGGGGCGCTTGCCGCGCCCACTCGCTGCGAGAGTTTCGGGAAAGTCGCCACATGGCCGGGGGCTTTCAACTCAGCCCCTGGCCGGTGCGGACTGTCCGCTGGTGGAGGCGGGGCTCAGACGTGGCGCAGCTTCCAGCCGC
This genomic interval carries:
- a CDS encoding inositol-3-phosphate synthase; protein product: MAGDERLGVAVVGLGGAVATTAVAGMELLRRGRVDTRGLPLADAKGMGLVEYGALTFGGWDLFEDDLARAARNHAVLTEAQLEAVAPTLGRMRPWPAASNARFCKNVVGTATKNANTLREQVRAIREDLTRFKQAEQLDRVVVVNLASTEKAVDLTRPEFATPESFEKALDANHPDIGPAMLYAYAAIGDGIPFANFTPSVAADVPALLMLAKRTGAPVAGKDGKTGQTLLKTVLAPALRDRALHVDGWYSTNILGNRDGEALNDPASRQNKLDTKGAALDSILGYKVQDHVVSIQYYRPRGDNKEAWDNIDVTGFLGQPMQLKLNFLCKDSILAAPLVVELARTLDLAKRRGECGVIDALGGFFKAPMSQDGQPVEHAMPEQQRRLMAWLSRGRAQQVERLPERIRG
- a CDS encoding MBL fold metallo-hydrolase produces the protein MPLTRYACTHCGTWQPGFPREKPMGCPTCLDVRNALPREGWEFQSAGQVSERLGTRWHEALPGIWGFTCTPPFGLGSTGWLLRRPEGNVGFEGAPWYSRPALEFIEVMGGLHVLSASHPHGFGALWQLQEHFDPLLVLHREAVPYSKAFQVRWPVDDEHALAPDLTLHCVGGHYEGHMVLYDARTRSLFCGDALKVDLDARGRPTALSCHKGFHYAIPLSHGELRRYRAVLEALPFENVFTPFEFARGVTREHALALFDRLLAGMPHTRPLPLEELS
- a CDS encoding YcaO-like family protein, with amino-acid sequence MSVARALDAYHRAMSTGALQLFRIDPIDRLGIPVASASLRLGNDAGAVLHGNGYGRTEEEAQVGALGELVEETFSELAMRRMPRVHGSYAALVRARGPTAVADPLTLGLPAGSPYQPEMPLIWVEMQRLSTGERVLVPEEYVAIHPGQLQGRAPLITPITNGQGAGLTRPQALAHGLLELLQRDGNGLVYRAMDQGVALDLEGADLPPDVRELLERYRRAGVEVMAKLACTDFGLVNLYVVGRDVSVGNQPLMVTACGEAADPDRDRALRKALLEYACSRARKAFMHGPLSEVARVAPQEYMDRFVPMVDLEAEEPRALNAMVEWARLSAPELSELTACTLMVRQKVRFEDLPRAPALEDPSLRCDHVVRQLHASGLDILVADLSPPGRQVHVVKALVPGLEVETMTYNRVGERNVARLLERRDPLVGLGAPPPGAEPVRLTPEAELRLGGPAWFNVRLAEARVGRLYALYREPDRHAVPAVLSSRRFGGQ
- a CDS encoding Gfo/Idh/MocA family protein, whose product is MFEAKPGTRSLGWAVVGCGWVARDYVIPALQGASNARLVALCDVSAEALMRIRADGVNRYTALGSVLADKDVQAVYIATPNHLHVAMTEACAAAGKHVLCEKPMAITARDGLRMVSACQRAGVHYATAFDQRHHAAHRRLRTLVKEGALGTITQARIHYACWLPEDWAPDNWRIDPEQAGGGAMIDLAPHGLDLLEVVLGDEWASLSALTQRRVHTYAVDDGAVLMGQFKSGTLGLLQVAYNCPDTYPRRTLELIGTKARALAYKTMGQTPGGTLTLTDAKTGGETRIILPPEEDPSPFLHQVESFSACVLEGRPQPYAPERDVRLVGLLSQATRDGRAFPPCH